A window of the Cannabis sativa cultivar Pink pepper isolate KNU-18-1 chromosome X, ASM2916894v1, whole genome shotgun sequence genome harbors these coding sequences:
- the LOC115706383 gene encoding blue copper protein, translating to MCENITKLFQPSKFTFCDCLSSSSSSNSQTKFIRKPIFLVLEEAMTKSKILNHFTLLLILIIYTWFLKGVTSEDYIVGDGDEWNSQGNFLTWSTKYNFTVGDVLVFKYVKGQHNAYEVDEKTFRSCDASSGVLTKYESGNDKVKLTEAKKYWFICNVSGHCFGGMRFSIDVKQGNNPSSDDTNPTTDGSPTSQPDELPAVPPSSSSRSTLSSETWKNGIYTLVFVILFKLFY from the exons ATGtgtgagaatataacaaagcTTTTTCAGCCCAGCAAATTTACTTTCTGTGAttgtctttcttcttcttcttcttctaattcacAGACAAAGTTCATCAGAAAACCAATATTTCTGGTCCTTGAAGAAGCTATgacaaaaagcaaaattttaaatcACTTCACTTTGTTGTTGATCCTTATAATCTACACCTGGTTTCTAAAGGGAGTAACCTCAGAAGATTACATAGTTGGTGATGGTGATGAATGGAACAGCCAAGGCAACTTTTTAACTTGGTCAACAAAGTACAACTTCACTGTTGGTGATGTGCTTG TTTTCAAGTACGTAAAGGGACAACACAATGCATATGAGGTAGATGAGAAAACGTTTCGATCATGTGATGCGAGCAGCGGCGTGTTGACAAAGTATGAGAGTGGAAATGATAAAGTCAAACTCACTGAAGCCAAGAAGTATTGGTTTATATGTAATGTATCAGGCCATTGCTTTGGTGGGATGAGATTTAGCATTGATGTTAAACAAGGTAATAATCCCTCTTCTGATGATACCAATCCAACCACAGATGGTTCTCCAACTTCTCAACCTGATGAGCTGCCAGCAGTTCCACCTTCCAGCTCTAGTAGAAGCACTTTGTCCAGTGAAACTTGGAAAAATGGGATTTacactttggtatttgtgatctTATTCAAATTGTTTTATTAA
- the LOC133032628 gene encoding transcription factor ABORTED MICROSPORES-like isoform X1, whose translation MDLIMQYLMERVRALVGSKGWDYCVLWKLSEDQRFIEWMRCCCAGTENTQNGGEEELIFPVSPVLPCRDTICQHPRVNSCELLAQLPTSMPSDSGIYAQTLVSNQPSWLNFSTVTCSHALEESIGTRVLIPLPVALVELFVNKQISEDQNVVDFITTQYNILMEQEALINTNNMDTSFCVNINVMNESQSRPFLGNETDKMDSNNNLPAPNSTAFENLNMSYDVSVDRTRLCNSPMSLQQFGYNSESRTRNDAAFPECSHDPSVHPDKHLDSSMDAMQPSMMNDTTNTHVQFLEQVTENKEQHGNEKDSNKQEEGRSNSVSDCSDQIDDEDNGKYRRKSGKSDQCKNLFAERRRRKKLNERLYTLRSLVPKISKLDRASILGDAIEYVKDLQSQAKELQDELEEQSDNDGLNSNINGKRNNVLSETLSRDDTNFRSRPEHEKVQNEFHLETSRSGSISKQNQDSDTTNDKAPQMEPQVEVAQIDGNEFFVKVFCEHKPGRFVRLMEALNSLALEVTNANVTTFRNLVSNVLKVEKKDSKIVVQADHLRDFLLELTRNPSRGLSEMSKVSDNSSSIDYQHHLHNQPSY comes from the exons ATGGACCTGATAATGCAGTATCTGATGGAGAGGGTTAGAGCTCTAGTGGGCTCGAAAGGATGGGATTATTGTGTTCTCTGGAAACTAAGTGAAGATCAAAG GTTTATTGAGTGGATGAGATGTTGTTGTGCTGGGACTGAAAACACACAAAATGGTGGAGAAGAAGAGCTGATTTTTCCAGTTTCTCCAGTCCTTCCATGCAGGGATACCATATGTCAACACCCAAGAGTTAATTCCTGTGAACTTCTTGCCCAATTGCCAACTTCAATGCCTTCAGATTCAGG AATTTATGCACAAACCTTGGTATCCAATCAACCCAGCTGGTTAAACTTTTCAACTGTCACATGCTCACATGCTCTCGAG GAATCTATTGGGACCAGGGTTTTGATTCCATTGCCAGTTGCATTGGTAGAGCTTTTTGTGAATAAACAG ATATCAGAAGATCAGAATGTGGTAGACTTCATCACAACTCAATACAATATTTTGATGGAGCAGGAAGCCCTGATTAACACAAACAATATGGACACAAGCTTTTGTGTCAACATTAATGTAATGAATGAAAGCCAATCAAGGCCATTTTTGGGCAATGAAACTGACAAAATGGATTCCAACAATAATCTGCCGGCACCTAATTCCACAGCATTTGAGAACCTGAACATGTCTTATGATGTATCTGTTGATCGAACTCGTCTATGCAATTCCCCAATGAGCTTGCAGCAATTTGGTTACAATTCTGAAAGTAGGACCAGGAACGATGCTGCCTTTCCTGAATGTTCTCATGATCCATCGGTACATCCAGATAAGCATTTGGATTCTTCAATGGATGCCATGCAGCCATCCATGATGAATGACACAACCAATACACATGTGCAATTTCTGGAACAAGTAACAGAAAACAAGGAGCAGCATGGTAATGAAAAGGACTCGAACAAACAGGAAGAAGGAAGATCAAATTCAGTCTCGGATTGTAGTGATCAGATTGATGATGAGGATAATGGAAAGTATAGGAGAAAATCAGGAAAATCAGATCAGTGCAAGAACCTTTTTGCtgagagaagaagaaggaagaagcTTAATGAAAGGCTCTATACTCTTCGTTCTTTGGTTCCCAAAATTTCTAAG TTGGACAGGGCCTCCATACTTGGGGATGCAATTGAGTATGTAAAAGACTTACAGAGTCAGGCAAAAGAGCTTCAAGATGAGCTAGAGGAGCAATCAGACAATGATGGCCTAAACTCCAACATTAATGGTAAAAGAAACAATGTTCTGTCTGAGACTTTGAGTCGCGACGACACTAATTTCAGGTCTAGGCCTGAGCATGAAAAAGTTCAAAATGAATTTCATTTGGAAACATCAAGGAGTGGAAGCATCTCAAAGCAGAACCAAGACTCAGATACAACTAATGACAAGGCACCACAGATGGAG CCGCAAGTGGAAGTGGCTCAAATAGATGGAAATGAGTTCTTTGTGAAGGTATTCTGTGAGCACAAGCCTGGAAGATTTGTGAGATTGATGGAGGCTTTGAATTCTCTAGCTCTTGAAGTAACTAATGCCAACGTTACTACATTTCGAAACCTTGTTTCCAATGTTCTTAAAGTAGAG AAGAAGGACAGTAAAATAGTAGTCCAAGCTGATCACTTGAGAGACTTCTTGCTGGAGCTGACAAGGAATCCTTCTAGAGGTTTGTCTGAGATGTCTAAAGTTTCAGATAATAGCAGCAGCATTGACTATCAGCACCATCTTCACAACCAGCCCTCTTATTGA
- the LOC133032628 gene encoding transcription factor ABORTED MICROSPORES-like isoform X2 translates to MDLIMQYLMERVRALVGSKGWDYCVLWKLSEDQRFIEWMRCCCAGTENTQNGGEEELIFPVSPVLPCRDTICQHPRVNSCELLAQLPTSMPSDSGIYAQTLVSNQPSWLNFSTVTCSHALEESIGTRVLIPLPVALVELFVNKQISEDQNVVDFITTQYNILMEQEALINTNNMDTSFCVNINVMNESQSRPFLGNETDKMDSNNNLPAPNSTAFENLNMSYDVSVDRTRLCNSPMSLQQFGYNSESRTRNDAAFPECSHDPSVHPDKHLDSSMDAMQPSMMNDTTNTHVQFLEQVTENKEQHGNEKDSNKQEEGRSNSVSDCSDQIDDEDNGKYRRKSGKSDQCKNLFAERRRRKKLNERLYTLRSLVPKISKLDRASILGDAIEYVKDLQSQAKELQDELEEQSDNDGLNSNINGKRNNVLSETLSRDDTNFRSRPEHEKVQNEFHLETSRSGSISKQNQDSDTTNDKAPQMEPQVEVAQIDGNEFFVKVFCEHKPGRFVRLMEALNSLALEVTNANVTTFRNLVSNVLKVEKDSKIVVQADHLRDFLLELTRNPSRGLSEMSKVSDNSSSIDYQHHLHNQPSY, encoded by the exons ATGGACCTGATAATGCAGTATCTGATGGAGAGGGTTAGAGCTCTAGTGGGCTCGAAAGGATGGGATTATTGTGTTCTCTGGAAACTAAGTGAAGATCAAAG GTTTATTGAGTGGATGAGATGTTGTTGTGCTGGGACTGAAAACACACAAAATGGTGGAGAAGAAGAGCTGATTTTTCCAGTTTCTCCAGTCCTTCCATGCAGGGATACCATATGTCAACACCCAAGAGTTAATTCCTGTGAACTTCTTGCCCAATTGCCAACTTCAATGCCTTCAGATTCAGG AATTTATGCACAAACCTTGGTATCCAATCAACCCAGCTGGTTAAACTTTTCAACTGTCACATGCTCACATGCTCTCGAG GAATCTATTGGGACCAGGGTTTTGATTCCATTGCCAGTTGCATTGGTAGAGCTTTTTGTGAATAAACAG ATATCAGAAGATCAGAATGTGGTAGACTTCATCACAACTCAATACAATATTTTGATGGAGCAGGAAGCCCTGATTAACACAAACAATATGGACACAAGCTTTTGTGTCAACATTAATGTAATGAATGAAAGCCAATCAAGGCCATTTTTGGGCAATGAAACTGACAAAATGGATTCCAACAATAATCTGCCGGCACCTAATTCCACAGCATTTGAGAACCTGAACATGTCTTATGATGTATCTGTTGATCGAACTCGTCTATGCAATTCCCCAATGAGCTTGCAGCAATTTGGTTACAATTCTGAAAGTAGGACCAGGAACGATGCTGCCTTTCCTGAATGTTCTCATGATCCATCGGTACATCCAGATAAGCATTTGGATTCTTCAATGGATGCCATGCAGCCATCCATGATGAATGACACAACCAATACACATGTGCAATTTCTGGAACAAGTAACAGAAAACAAGGAGCAGCATGGTAATGAAAAGGACTCGAACAAACAGGAAGAAGGAAGATCAAATTCAGTCTCGGATTGTAGTGATCAGATTGATGATGAGGATAATGGAAAGTATAGGAGAAAATCAGGAAAATCAGATCAGTGCAAGAACCTTTTTGCtgagagaagaagaaggaagaagcTTAATGAAAGGCTCTATACTCTTCGTTCTTTGGTTCCCAAAATTTCTAAG TTGGACAGGGCCTCCATACTTGGGGATGCAATTGAGTATGTAAAAGACTTACAGAGTCAGGCAAAAGAGCTTCAAGATGAGCTAGAGGAGCAATCAGACAATGATGGCCTAAACTCCAACATTAATGGTAAAAGAAACAATGTTCTGTCTGAGACTTTGAGTCGCGACGACACTAATTTCAGGTCTAGGCCTGAGCATGAAAAAGTTCAAAATGAATTTCATTTGGAAACATCAAGGAGTGGAAGCATCTCAAAGCAGAACCAAGACTCAGATACAACTAATGACAAGGCACCACAGATGGAG CCGCAAGTGGAAGTGGCTCAAATAGATGGAAATGAGTTCTTTGTGAAGGTATTCTGTGAGCACAAGCCTGGAAGATTTGTGAGATTGATGGAGGCTTTGAATTCTCTAGCTCTTGAAGTAACTAATGCCAACGTTACTACATTTCGAAACCTTGTTTCCAATGTTCTTAAAGTAGAG AAGGACAGTAAAATAGTAGTCCAAGCTGATCACTTGAGAGACTTCTTGCTGGAGCTGACAAGGAATCCTTCTAGAGGTTTGTCTGAGATGTCTAAAGTTTCAGATAATAGCAGCAGCATTGACTATCAGCACCATCTTCACAACCAGCCCTCTTATTGA